One window from the genome of Pedobacter schmidteae encodes:
- a CDS encoding L,D-transpeptidase family protein, whose product MILLTNISFIAKMKVRLTLSLLVMLYFMVPSVAMALSPERKSAARDNDTSVTDVIRSVIAENTGEKVFHYPKSLERFYSKSQFQPKWIKPDKDNRKSWAALLMLDCVLQFGLNHNDYHPKELLFTSMHDILEKPLTVSASQKAWFDMLLSDALITFMNHLHFGKLNPVFTPAIVDKGEVAGFCAEDILADAMIQNDFKSGVLNVQPKVKEYVLMQDYMKLLKGQYVGDCYEAPEGIVRKLAINMERLRWATINEDSFIQINIPSYTLKLHVPDSTYRFKVVVGKPASPTPVLNSSISYFSTAPDWKVPAKIFVKEMLPRALKDPQYLENNHLAIYDGKGNFVVATKDSLMLVRKNPGKYYMRQSAGCDNALGLVVFRFQNPFSIYLHDTPEQQFFDREVRALSHGCIRVQYAEKLASILLTLDGQENKIKLLHQTMGNYQPQNFNLRKSVPLIITYLTCEVGEIGVVEYDDIYKKDKALELAFYAGEISSPAKELNIKSINR is encoded by the coding sequence ATGATATTACTTACTAACATTTCTTTTATTGCTAAAATGAAAGTGCGTTTAACATTGTCATTGCTTGTAATGCTGTATTTTATGGTTCCATCAGTGGCAATGGCTTTAAGTCCTGAACGCAAGAGCGCTGCTAGGGATAATGATACTTCGGTAACTGATGTGATAAGAAGTGTGATTGCTGAAAATACAGGGGAAAAGGTGTTTCATTATCCTAAATCTCTAGAACGGTTTTATAGCAAATCTCAATTTCAACCCAAATGGATTAAGCCGGATAAGGATAATCGGAAAAGCTGGGCGGCTTTGCTAATGTTGGATTGTGTATTGCAATTTGGATTGAACCATAATGATTATCATCCTAAGGAACTTTTATTCACTTCGATGCACGATATTTTGGAAAAACCCTTAACAGTAAGTGCTAGTCAGAAGGCCTGGTTTGATATGTTGTTGAGTGATGCGTTGATCACTTTTATGAATCATTTGCATTTTGGAAAGCTCAATCCGGTTTTTACGCCTGCTATTGTAGATAAAGGGGAGGTAGCAGGCTTTTGCGCGGAAGATATTTTGGCAGATGCGATGATACAAAATGATTTTAAGAGTGGGGTGCTCAACGTACAGCCAAAAGTCAAAGAATATGTACTGATGCAAGATTACATGAAGCTCTTGAAAGGCCAATATGTAGGCGATTGTTATGAAGCTCCGGAAGGGATTGTGAGAAAATTAGCGATTAACATGGAGCGATTGCGTTGGGCAACCATTAATGAAGATTCGTTTATTCAGATTAATATACCATCATATACTTTGAAATTACATGTGCCGGATTCCACTTACAGGTTTAAAGTTGTGGTGGGGAAGCCAGCTAGTCCGACTCCGGTATTGAATAGCTCTATTTCCTATTTCTCTACTGCTCCGGATTGGAAAGTGCCTGCAAAAATATTTGTGAAAGAAATGTTGCCTAGAGCATTAAAGGATCCACAGTATCTGGAGAACAATCATCTTGCAATTTATGACGGTAAGGGAAACTTTGTTGTTGCAACTAAAGACAGTTTAATGTTGGTAAGAAAGAATCCTGGTAAGTATTATATGAGGCAGTCGGCAGGATGCGATAATGCGCTTGGACTGGTTGTTTTTAGATTTCAGAACCCCTTTAGTATTTATTTACACGATACGCCGGAGCAACAGTTTTTTGATCGTGAAGTAAGGGCTTTAAGTCATGGTTGTATCAGGGTTCAATATGCTGAAAAGCTTGCTTCTATTTTACTCACTTTGGATGGGCAAGAGAATAAAATAAAGCTGCTACACCAGACAATGGGTAATTATCAGCCTCAAAATTTTAACTTAAGAAAATCTGTTCCTTTAATAATTACTTATCTGACTTGCGAGGTCGGGGAGATAGGTGTTGTTGAATATGATGATATCTATAAAAAGGACAAAGCATTGGAACTTGCTTTTTATGCAGGAGAAATCTCTTCTCCTGCAAAAGAATTGAATATAAAAAGTATTAACCGCTAA
- a CDS encoding universal stress protein, translated as MKKILAVFDGYKLSESTLSYAIEITKQNNSHLTGIFLDAFFYHSYNLSKILRTSSNPDMTIQELDKLDEQQRGKSAFEFEKACQNAGISFSIHRDHSVPLLELQYESMFADLIVINEREKFTRLDLHEPTDFIKDLLSSLHCPVIVVPENYKKINKIVFLYDGEPSSLYAIKMFSYLFGNWHDVPIEVVTIIEKDIIDPQLPGTILMTDFLRLRFSNFSSKLLKGNAEEKIMSHLLASDENQLVALGAYKRSGFSRWLRRSMADTLMIGLDLPLFIAHH; from the coding sequence ATGAAAAAGATTCTCGCTGTTTTTGATGGTTATAAATTAAGTGAAAGTACGCTTAGTTATGCCATAGAAATTACTAAGCAAAATAACAGTCATTTAACAGGTATATTTCTGGACGCTTTTTTTTACCATAGTTATAATCTTAGTAAGATTCTGCGAACCTCATCTAACCCTGATATGACCATTCAGGAGTTGGATAAACTGGATGAGCAACAAAGAGGTAAATCGGCCTTTGAGTTTGAAAAAGCTTGCCAAAATGCAGGTATTAGTTTTTCCATTCATCGTGACCATAGTGTTCCATTGTTGGAACTTCAGTATGAAAGTATGTTTGCCGATTTGATTGTTATTAATGAACGTGAAAAATTCACGCGGTTAGATCTTCATGAACCTACTGATTTTATTAAAGATTTGTTGAGTAGTCTGCATTGTCCTGTAATTGTAGTTCCGGAAAATTATAAAAAAATCAATAAAATCGTATTTCTTTACGATGGCGAACCTTCTTCGCTTTATGCAATAAAGATGTTTAGTTATCTCTTTGGTAACTGGCATGATGTACCGATTGAGGTTGTTACTATAATTGAAAAAGATATAATAGACCCACAGCTTCCCGGGACGATCCTAATGACGGATTTTTTAAGGCTAAGATTTTCAAATTTCAGTTCTAAACTATTGAAAGGAAATGCTGAGGAAAAGATAATGTCACATTTATTAGCATCAGATGAAAATCAATTGGTGGCTTTAGGAGCCTATAAAAGGAGCGGGTTTTCACGTTGGTTGAGGCGTAGTATGGCTGATACTTTAATGATTGGATTGGATTTGCCTTTGTTTATCGCGCACCATTAA
- a CDS encoding SDR family oxidoreductase, producing the protein MKTIANKVVLITGAGSGIGKSIAELFAKQGAHLMLSDIRYNNIEEVAKEIKNKGGLVSCYPADISKLQDVKSLIDYTLNKYKSIDVLVNNAGIMDDFAPVEDVSNESWEKIIGVNLNGPFFTCRAIVKIFKEQKSGVIINIASIAGLTGGRAGLAYTVSKHGLIGLTKSIAYQYAGTGLKCNAIAPGGVETNIMHDVEPNPFGYSRMNAGTGNMPEAGTPDDIAELALFLASAKSGFINGAVMVADGGWTAY; encoded by the coding sequence ATGAAAACAATAGCAAATAAAGTTGTGCTCATAACGGGAGCAGGTTCAGGAATAGGTAAGTCAATTGCTGAACTTTTCGCCAAACAAGGAGCGCACCTTATGTTATCCGATATCAGGTATAACAACATTGAAGAAGTGGCTAAAGAAATCAAAAACAAAGGAGGGCTTGTATCTTGTTATCCGGCAGATATATCTAAGTTACAAGATGTAAAATCTCTAATTGATTATACGCTTAATAAATATAAATCCATAGATGTTTTAGTAAATAACGCGGGAATTATGGATGACTTCGCTCCAGTTGAAGATGTTAGTAACGAATCGTGGGAGAAAATTATAGGGGTAAATCTTAATGGCCCATTTTTTACCTGTAGAGCTATAGTAAAGATATTTAAGGAGCAGAAATCGGGCGTCATAATTAATATTGCATCTATTGCTGGGTTGACTGGAGGTCGGGCTGGATTGGCTTATACAGTTTCTAAACATGGTTTAATTGGACTTACCAAAAGTATCGCGTATCAATATGCTGGAACAGGGCTGAAGTGTAATGCAATTGCACCTGGGGGAGTTGAAACCAATATCATGCATGATGTAGAACCTAATCCTTTTGGCTACAGTAGAATGAATGCAGGGACAGGGAATATGCCTGAGGCTGGAACTCCGGATGATATTGCTGAATTAGCCTTGTTTCTCGCTTCAGCTAAGTCAGGATTTATAAATGGGGCTGTCATGGTTGCAGATGGCGGTTGGACTGCGTATTAA
- a CDS encoding HdeD family acid-resistance protein yields the protein MRKKEYFNEGESAAQYWWLMFCAGILFLGLGAWILASPVSSYLSLSLLFAFGMIFSGLFELVFAIGNRKRLHGWGWTMTGGLIDVVLGSYLLNYPLLTMVVMPVIIGLWMLFRGFMAIGNSIELRAYGVLDWVWLLLTGILIVVLSLLIIGHPLFAAINIVMWTAFAFILSGIFRIFLSLQLRKFKKSN from the coding sequence ATGAGGAAAAAAGAGTATTTCAACGAGGGTGAGTCTGCTGCACAATATTGGTGGTTGATGTTTTGTGCTGGTATTTTATTCTTGGGCTTGGGTGCGTGGATACTGGCATCTCCTGTATCTTCATATTTGTCTTTAAGTTTATTATTTGCATTCGGAATGATTTTTTCGGGCTTATTTGAATTGGTATTTGCGATTGGTAACCGCAAAAGGCTTCATGGCTGGGGATGGACTATGACTGGAGGTCTTATTGATGTTGTTTTAGGCAGCTATCTTTTAAATTACCCTTTGTTGACGATGGTGGTGATGCCGGTAATCATTGGCTTGTGGATGTTATTCAGAGGTTTTATGGCTATTGGTAATTCTATTGAATTGCGTGCCTATGGTGTTTTGGATTGGGTTTGGCTGCTGTTAACGGGTATACTAATCGTTGTTTTATCATTACTCATAATTGGACATCCTCTATTTGCAGCTATAAATATTGTAATGTGGACTGCTTTTGCATTTATTTTATCTGGAATCTTTAGAATTTTTTTGTCCCTACAACTCCGAAAGTTTAAGAAGTCTAATTGA
- a CDS encoding TIGR00730 family Rossman fold protein produces the protein MREFIRGFRKLHFLGPCITIFGSARFTEGHQYYDLTRKAAAEFAKLGFTIMTGGGPGLMEAANRGAKDVNGRSVGCNIQLPKEQKPNPYLDKWVYIHHFFIRKVLLVKYSFAFVVMPGGYGTLDEFFEALTLIQTHKINNFPIVIFGKAYHNELMEHISQMQKAATITPDDTQLFLVTDSLEEAVELIKEKSIKQYGLLPERKIKPFSWLFENR, from the coding sequence ATGAGGGAATTTATACGTGGTTTTAGAAAGCTGCACTTCCTGGGGCCTTGTATAACTATTTTTGGCTCGGCCCGATTTACCGAGGGGCATCAGTATTATGATTTAACCAGGAAAGCAGCCGCAGAATTCGCGAAATTAGGATTTACCATTATGACCGGAGGTGGGCCAGGTTTAATGGAAGCCGCCAATAGAGGAGCTAAAGATGTCAATGGGAGATCAGTTGGCTGTAACATACAGCTTCCCAAGGAACAGAAACCCAATCCTTATCTTGACAAGTGGGTATATATTCATCATTTTTTTATACGAAAGGTCTTACTTGTTAAATATTCTTTTGCCTTTGTTGTAATGCCCGGAGGATATGGGACATTGGATGAGTTTTTTGAGGCACTTACTTTAATACAGACCCATAAGATCAACAATTTTCCAATCGTGATTTTTGGAAAAGCCTATCATAATGAGCTTATGGAGCATATTTCGCAAATGCAGAAAGCTGCTACTATAACACCTGATGATACTCAGTTATTCTTGGTCACTGACAGCCTAGAAGAGGCAGTGGAGTTGATCAAAGAAAAAAGTATAAAACAATATGGACTATTGCCGGAAAGAAAAATAAAGCCATTTAGCTGGCTTTTTGAAAATCGCTAG
- a CDS encoding response regulator, which produces MKTILIIEDNIDIRESCIEILELSGYKVLQADNGKSGIDLALKHLPDLILCDIMIPEIDGYGVLYFLNKNDSTSDIPFIFLTAKTDKVDFRKGMEMGADDYLTKPFDDMDLLHAIETRINKHQRRILLNSPALQNLEKLASANKKGSIELKELISGHKTKHIKKKQILYYEGDTPLGLYLIREGCIKTKKIAEDGRQLITGIYRADEYIGLNTLLLNEDYAEMAEATEDTLIYLLPKDQIISLLHKYPEISTDFIKLLSNNIREKEEQMLELAYHSVRKRVAKVLLRLRKKSLALDEIIISREELAEIAGIAVETVSRTLTDFKFEGILEKNGDLIKLLNTEKLSKMKN; this is translated from the coding sequence ATGAAAACGATTCTTATTATTGAAGATAATATTGATATCAGGGAAAGTTGCATAGAAATACTTGAGCTTTCCGGCTATAAGGTCCTTCAAGCTGACAATGGAAAATCTGGTATTGACCTGGCATTAAAGCATCTACCAGACCTTATCTTATGTGATATTATGATACCCGAAATAGATGGATATGGTGTCTTATATTTTTTGAATAAAAACGACAGCACTTCAGATATTCCTTTTATTTTTCTCACAGCAAAAACCGACAAAGTAGATTTCCGAAAAGGGATGGAAATGGGCGCTGACGATTACCTAACTAAGCCATTTGATGATATGGATTTGCTGCACGCTATCGAAACAAGGATTAACAAGCATCAGAGACGCATACTACTCAATAGCCCTGCACTCCAAAACCTGGAAAAACTTGCCTCAGCTAATAAAAAAGGCAGCATAGAATTAAAAGAACTTATTTCAGGTCATAAAACGAAACATATAAAAAAAAAACAAATCTTATATTATGAAGGTGACACTCCTTTAGGCTTATATCTTATTCGGGAAGGCTGTATAAAAACAAAAAAGATTGCCGAGGACGGGCGACAACTGATTACTGGTATCTATCGTGCCGATGAATATATTGGTTTGAATACACTTCTACTTAATGAAGACTATGCAGAAATGGCAGAAGCTACTGAAGACACATTGATTTATTTACTACCTAAAGATCAAATAATTAGTTTATTACATAAATATCCGGAAATCAGTACTGATTTTATAAAATTACTATCCAACAATATTCGCGAAAAAGAAGAACAGATGCTTGAATTGGCATATCACTCTGTAAGAAAACGTGTAGCCAAAGTCCTACTACGTTTAAGAAAAAAGTCGTTAGCCTTAGATGAAATTATAATATCAAGGGAAGAACTTGCTGAAATTGCAGGTATTGCAGTTGAAACAGTCAGCCGGACCTTAACTGATTTTAAATTTGAAGGGATTCTTGAGAAAAACGGCGACTTAATTAAATTACTGAATACTGAAAAACTCTCAAAAATGAAGAATTGA
- a CDS encoding universal stress protein, with translation MKTILLPTDFSLAAKNAARYAMHLAKEMRANLKLCNAVMLPVEIPLAGHVSVPIAAIETLEQDTEEKLKHLAEKMSELDQLETANDTYHPLVAYGAGMGSVTGVVKSFMADHNISLVVMGTKGAGGLSQFLLGSSSRAMVEAATFPVLFVPPEASYNKIIKIAFATDLSKQDIAVIHVLASFARTFNAEILLAHISNQLPDSQMSSKKKIDEFLNEITNSVNYHKIYYQHVLDETVDEGLDWLSKYGQIQILAMVHHKHDLLYRLFNGSHTQRLRRKVDIPLLVFPPDCLNKVL, from the coding sequence ATGAAAACGATTTTATTACCAACGGATTTCTCTTTAGCTGCTAAAAATGCAGCACGATATGCAATGCATCTTGCCAAGGAGATGAGGGCAAACCTCAAGTTGTGCAATGCTGTTATGTTACCAGTTGAAATCCCGCTGGCTGGACATGTTTCTGTCCCTATAGCCGCTATTGAAACTTTAGAGCAGGATACAGAAGAGAAATTAAAACATTTGGCAGAAAAGATGAGTGAACTGGATCAGTTGGAAACAGCTAATGATACCTATCATCCGCTAGTGGCATATGGCGCCGGAATGGGTTCGGTAACTGGTGTGGTTAAAAGTTTTATGGCGGATCACAATATCAGTTTAGTGGTTATGGGAACGAAAGGGGCTGGAGGATTAAGTCAATTTTTACTGGGGAGTAGTAGCCGTGCGATGGTTGAAGCGGCAACCTTTCCGGTTTTATTTGTTCCACCTGAGGCAAGTTATAATAAAATAATCAAGATTGCGTTTGCCACGGATTTAAGCAAACAAGATATAGCAGTTATTCATGTCCTTGCGAGTTTTGCCAGAACATTTAATGCGGAGATTTTGCTTGCGCATATCAGTAATCAGTTGCCAGACAGTCAGATGAGTTCGAAGAAAAAAATTGATGAATTTTTAAACGAAATCACCAATAGTGTGAATTATCATAAAATTTATTACCAGCATGTCCTTGATGAGACTGTGGATGAGGGCCTGGACTGGCTGAGCAAATATGGACAGATTCAAATCTTGGCTATGGTTCACCATAAACATGATCTACTTTATAGATTGTTTAATGGAAGTCATACGCAAAGGCTTAGAAGAAAAGTAGATATTCCCTTACTGGTGTTTCCTCCCGATTGTTTAAATAAGGTTTTATAA
- a CDS encoding universal stress protein, whose amino-acid sequence MKKILVPTDFSVPAENAARYALALAKELKADVLICNAFKVPAEAPMASRVAWPLMNYAELKQEATSELDSLVKSLSNSFCSQEGEYCPNLTYESSLGSVWEVVSMLVEKEKIDLVVMGGAGAGGLTQLLLGSNSREMIERANFPLLLIPFEAGFKKVKKIVFASDLSKDELEPLKVLSGFASQLGSRMVIAHITNKEVDPDGKQQDEINVFFQDVIAKINIPDIQYEYIWNIDIDNGLDWLSEEKDVDMIVLTHHRHHALYRMFVGSHTQKLSRHTKIPLLMFPIHSKSK is encoded by the coding sequence ATGAAAAAGATCTTAGTACCAACAGACTTCTCTGTGCCAGCAGAAAATGCTGCCCGTTATGCTTTGGCATTAGCAAAAGAATTGAAAGCAGATGTTTTGATTTGTAATGCTTTTAAGGTGCCAGCAGAAGCGCCCATGGCATCGCGGGTGGCCTGGCCGTTAATGAATTATGCTGAGCTAAAGCAAGAAGCAACTAGTGAACTGGATTCACTAGTGAAATCGCTTTCTAATTCCTTTTGTTCTCAAGAGGGTGAATATTGTCCTAATTTGACTTATGAAAGTAGTTTAGGTAGTGTTTGGGAGGTGGTTTCTATGCTTGTTGAAAAGGAGAAAATAGATTTAGTAGTAATGGGGGGTGCAGGGGCCGGCGGACTTACCCAATTGCTTTTGGGAAGTAATAGCAGGGAAATGATTGAAAGAGCAAATTTTCCTCTTTTACTAATACCTTTTGAAGCTGGGTTTAAAAAGGTTAAAAAGATTGTGTTTGCTAGCGATCTGAGCAAAGATGAACTGGAACCATTAAAGGTTTTAAGTGGTTTTGCCTCTCAATTAGGCTCAAGAATGGTAATTGCGCATATTACCAATAAAGAGGTTGATCCTGATGGCAAGCAGCAGGATGAAATAAATGTTTTTTTTCAGGATGTCATAGCAAAAATCAATATTCCAGATATCCAATATGAATATATATGGAACATTGACATTGATAATGGACTGGATTGGCTTTCTGAAGAAAAGGATGTCGATATGATTGTACTCACACATCATCGGCATCATGCTCTTTATAGGATGTTTGTGGGTAGTCATACGCAAAAATTATCCAGACATACTAAAATTCCGTTGTTGATGTTTCCGATACATTCTAAATCTAAGTAA
- a CDS encoding heavy metal translocating P-type ATPase — translation MTHTYKINGMTCQGCRTKVENALNGIEGISAKVTLEPAEAVITMDKHIQTEKLQEALSAVGNYTIEMTAHKPMSENKDVHQHFDHDHHPVHHHHDIGSVKVANHETAGVYYCPMHCEGDKTYDKPGHCPVCGMDLLKQPVLKQAIQFTCPMHPEIIKDQPGACPICGMDLVPLGVDLEEEDKTYETLLRKFKVAAIFTVPIFIIAMTEMIPNNPLFSLMELKYWNWVQFVFSIPVVFYATWMFFQRAWQSIVTWKLNMFTLIGIGAGVAWLFSLIALLFPDVFPDQFKTHHGTVYVYFEAATVILTLVLLGQLLEARAHGKTNGAIKELLKLAPNTATKVVGDKEMSVSIDDIQKGDLLRVKPGEKIPVDGSIQTGEAVIDESMISGEPVAVEKKTGDKVSSGTINGNKTFVMLAEKVGAETLLSQIIEMVNSASRSKAPIQKMADRISGYFVPVVVLIAIATFVVWAIYGPEPSYVYAFVNAIAVLIIACPCALGLATPMSVMVGVGKGAQSGVLIKNAESLEKMNAIDVVVIDKTGTVTEGKPSVEKVVSVNPDFTEKDVLEKIVSLNSSSEHPLAQATLRYGEENKINVNPISNFEAVTGKGVTGSLGKEELALGNQKLMEYVQATIAPELDEQVKSAQKQGKTVSYLAVGNKAVGFVVISDKIKASSKEAIHKLQQEGLKVIMFTGDNEDTARAVSKTLNLDGFKAGMLPEDKLNEIKKLQAEGKKVAMAGDGINDAPALSQADIGIAMGTGTDVAIESAAITLVKGDLNGIAKARLLSHKVMGNIKGNLFFALGYNVLGIPVAAGLLYPVFGILLSPMIAALAMSFSSVSVILNSLRLRSAKID, via the coding sequence ATGACGCATACTTATAAAATAAACGGAATGACCTGTCAGGGTTGCAGAACCAAAGTTGAAAATGCATTGAATGGAATTGAAGGCATTTCCGCTAAGGTTACATTGGAACCTGCTGAAGCCGTAATCACAATGGATAAACATATTCAGACTGAAAAGTTACAGGAAGCATTGTCGGCTGTGGGAAATTATACTATTGAAATGACTGCGCATAAGCCAATGAGCGAGAACAAGGACGTACATCAACATTTTGATCACGATCATCATCCAGTGCATCATCACCATGACATCGGTTCTGTAAAGGTTGCTAATCACGAAACAGCTGGTGTGTATTACTGTCCAATGCATTGCGAAGGAGATAAAACTTATGATAAACCAGGTCATTGCCCGGTTTGCGGAATGGACTTGCTGAAGCAGCCTGTATTAAAGCAGGCTATCCAATTTACCTGTCCTATGCATCCCGAGATTATCAAGGATCAGCCAGGTGCATGTCCAATATGCGGAATGGACTTGGTGCCATTAGGGGTTGATTTGGAAGAAGAAGATAAAACTTATGAAACGCTTTTGCGCAAGTTTAAGGTAGCTGCAATTTTTACTGTTCCAATTTTCATCATTGCAATGACGGAAATGATTCCAAATAATCCGTTGTTTAGTTTGATGGAGTTGAAATATTGGAACTGGGTTCAGTTTGTGTTTTCTATTCCAGTTGTGTTTTATGCAACATGGATGTTCTTTCAACGAGCATGGCAATCTATAGTTACCTGGAAACTGAATATGTTTACCTTGATCGGCATTGGTGCGGGGGTAGCCTGGCTATTTAGCCTTATAGCTCTGCTTTTTCCTGATGTTTTTCCAGATCAGTTTAAAACCCATCATGGTACGGTTTATGTTTATTTTGAAGCTGCAACTGTCATCTTAACTTTGGTTTTGCTGGGGCAGCTTTTGGAAGCCAGAGCGCACGGTAAAACCAATGGTGCTATTAAGGAACTACTGAAATTGGCGCCTAATACGGCTACAAAAGTTGTAGGAGATAAAGAAATGTCAGTTTCCATTGATGATATTCAAAAAGGAGATCTGTTAAGGGTGAAACCCGGTGAAAAAATACCGGTAGATGGAAGTATTCAAACAGGAGAAGCCGTAATTGATGAATCGATGATCTCTGGTGAACCTGTTGCTGTAGAGAAGAAGACCGGAGATAAAGTAAGTTCAGGTACGATTAACGGCAATAAAACCTTTGTGATGCTTGCCGAAAAAGTGGGGGCAGAAACCTTGCTTTCTCAGATTATCGAAATGGTAAACTCAGCAAGCCGATCCAAAGCACCTATTCAAAAGATGGCAGATAGGATTTCTGGATATTTTGTTCCCGTAGTGGTTTTGATCGCTATTGCCACATTTGTCGTATGGGCAATATATGGTCCTGAACCATCCTATGTTTACGCATTTGTAAATGCGATTGCGGTATTGATCATTGCCTGCCCATGTGCCCTTGGTCTAGCTACGCCTATGTCGGTAATGGTAGGAGTAGGAAAAGGTGCGCAATCTGGTGTATTGATCAAAAATGCTGAATCTCTGGAGAAGATGAATGCCATCGATGTGGTTGTGATAGATAAAACAGGGACGGTAACAGAAGGAAAGCCTTCGGTTGAAAAGGTCGTTAGCGTAAATCCTGATTTTACTGAGAAGGATGTTCTTGAAAAAATAGTATCGTTAAACAGTAGTAGTGAACATCCTTTGGCGCAGGCAACACTGCGTTATGGAGAAGAAAACAAGATTAACGTTAACCCCATATCAAACTTTGAAGCGGTAACTGGTAAAGGAGTTACAGGTAGCCTTGGAAAAGAGGAGCTTGCTTTAGGTAATCAGAAATTAATGGAGTACGTTCAGGCTACAATTGCTCCGGAATTAGACGAACAAGTGAAGTCTGCACAAAAACAAGGGAAAACCGTTTCTTATTTAGCTGTAGGGAATAAAGCTGTTGGCTTTGTAGTTATTTCTGATAAGATTAAAGCCTCATCAAAGGAAGCTATTCATAAACTTCAACAAGAAGGTTTAAAGGTAATTATGTTTACCGGAGACAATGAAGATACTGCAAGAGCGGTTAGCAAAACCTTGAATTTAGATGGTTTCAAAGCTGGAATGCTCCCAGAGGACAAATTGAATGAGATAAAAAAACTACAGGCTGAAGGTAAAAAGGTGGCCATGGCAGGTGATGGTATTAACGATGCACCTGCATTATCACAGGCAGACATAGGAATCGCAATGGGTACCGGAACAGACGTCGCTATTGAAAGTGCAGCAATCACATTGGTAAAAGGAGATCTGAATGGAATTGCAAAAGCCCGTTTGTTAAGCCACAAGGTAATGGGCAATATAAAGGGTAATTTGTTTTTCGCTCTTGGATATAATGTTCTAGGGATACCGGTTGCAGCAGGACTATTGTATCCCGTTTTTGGTATTTTACTTTCTCCCATGATCGCAGCACTAGCTATGAGCTTCAGTTCGGTATCAGTAATTCTGAACTCTTTAAGGCTTAGAAGTGCGAAGATCGATTAA
- a CDS encoding BON domain-containing protein has protein sequence MKSDLEIQKNVMDEIGWEPSLNPSEIGVAVKNGIVTLSGQVDSFFKKQTAERAAKRVKGVKAIAEDIQIGVSPSYQRSDADIATAVVNALKWHAAVQEDKIKIKVENGIVKLEGEVEWEYQRKNAKTAIENLNGVIAVNNLINVKPKLIASNIEHKISEAFHRNASIDANKIVVNVEDNKVTLTGTVHSFTEKDDAENAAWAAPGVLYVDSKLRIDAPGYALYE, from the coding sequence ATGAAAAGTGATTTGGAAATTCAAAAAAATGTAATGGATGAAATTGGGTGGGAGCCATCTTTAAATCCATCTGAAATAGGAGTAGCTGTTAAGAACGGGATTGTAACACTTTCCGGTCAGGTTGACTCCTTCTTTAAAAAACAAACAGCAGAAAGGGCTGCAAAAAGAGTTAAAGGTGTTAAAGCAATAGCTGAAGATATACAGATTGGAGTTTCTCCATCCTACCAGCGTTCTGATGCAGATATTGCTACTGCTGTGGTTAACGCATTGAAATGGCATGCTGCTGTACAGGAGGATAAAATTAAAATAAAAGTTGAAAATGGAATTGTTAAACTGGAAGGAGAAGTGGAGTGGGAATATCAAAGGAAAAATGCTAAAACGGCTATCGAGAATTTAAATGGTGTAATAGCTGTCAATAATTTGATTAATGTTAAACCGAAGCTTATTGCAAGTAATATTGAACATAAAATAAGTGAAGCTTTTCACAGAAATGCATCTATTGACGCTAATAAAATAGTTGTAAATGTTGAGGATAATAAAGTGACATTAACGGGAACTGTACATTCTTTTACCGAAAAAGATGATGCTGAAAATGCTGCTTGGGCAGCACCTGGAGTTTTGTATGTTGATAGCAAATTAAGAATAGATGCACCTGGATATGCTCTCTATGAGTAA